A window from Eretmochelys imbricata isolate rEreImb1 chromosome 23, rEreImb1.hap1, whole genome shotgun sequence encodes these proteins:
- the BGN gene encoding biglycan isoform X2, with translation MLRTLLLAALLGLVRARPFEQPAFWDFAMDEGAAQRDEEEASGVFPTSGAPDFEDVVPAYGGLCPFGCRCHLRVVQCSDLGLSSVPKDIAPDTRLLDLQNNRLTELRRDDFEGLQELYALVLVNNKISRVHEKAFSPLHRLQKLYISKNQLAEIPPNLPPSLVELRIHDNKIRKVPKDVFKGLNNMNCIEMGGNPLENSGFEPGAFDGLKLNYLRISEAKLTGIPKDLPETLNELHLDHNKIQAIEQEDLIRYGKLARLGLGHNAMRMIENRSLTFVPALRELHLDHNRLSRVPPGLPGLRFLQVVYLHANDITQVGVNDFCPVGFGVKRAYYSGISLFGNPVPYWEVQPATFRCVTGRLALQFGNYKK, from the exons aTGCTGCGCACACTGCTGCTGGCCGCCCTGCTGGGCCTGGTGCGGGCGCGGCCCTTCGAGCAGCCGGCCTTCTGGGACTTCGCCATGGACGAGGGGGCCGCGCAGCGGGACGAGGAGGAGGCCTCGGGCGTCTTCCCCACCTCGGGGGCCCCCGACTTCGAGGACGTCGTCCCTGCCTACGGGGGCCTGTGCCCCTTCGGCTGCCGCTGCCACCTGCGGGTGGTGCAGTGCTCCGACCTGG GCCTGAGCTCGGTGCCCAAGGACATCGCCCCCGACACGAGGCTGCTGGATCTGCAGAACAACCGGCTCACGGAGCTGCGACGCGACGACTTCGAGGGGTTGCAGGAACTCTAC GCCCTGGTGCTGGTGAACAACAAGATCTCGCGGGTGCACGAAAAGGCCTTCAGCCCCCTGCACCGGCTGCAGAAGCTCTACATCTCCAAGAACCAGCTGGCCGAGATCCCGCCCAACCTGCCGCCCTCCCTGGTCGAGCTGCGCATCCACGACAACAAGATCCGCAAGGTGCCCAAGGACGTCTTCAAGGGGCTCAACAACATGAACTGCATCG AGATGGGGGGCAACCCCTTGGAGAACAGCGGATTCGAACCCGGCGCCTTCGACGGCCTGAAGCTGAATTACCTGCGCATCTCAGAGGCCAAGCTGACGGGGATCCCCAAAG acctGCCCGAGACCCTGAACGAGCTGCATCTGGACCACAACAAAATCCAGGCCATTGAGCAGGAAGACCTGATCCGCTACGGGAAGCTGGCCAG GCTGGGCCTGGGGCACAATGCCATGCGGATGATCGAGAACAGGAGCCTGACCTTCGTCCCGGCGCTCCGGGAGCTGCACCTTGACCACAACCGGCTCTCCCGCGTGCCCCCCGGGCTGCCCGGCCTCCGCTTCCTGCAG gtggtATACCTGCACGCCAATGACATCACGCAGGTGGGGGTGAACGATTTCTGCCCCGTGGGGTTCGGGGTGAAGCGAGCCTATTACAGTGGAATCAGCCTCTTCGGGAACCCGGTCCCCTACTGGGAGGTGCAGCCGGCCACCTTCCGCTGCGTCACCGGCCGCCTGGCCCTCCAGTTCGGCAACTACAAGAAataa
- the BGN gene encoding biglycan isoform X1, whose product MWPLWLLAALLGLVRARPFEQPAFWDFAMDEGAAQRDEEEASGVFPTSGAPDFEDVVPAYGGLCPFGCRCHLRVVQCSDLGLSSVPKDIAPDTRLLDLQNNRLTELRRDDFEGLQELYALVLVNNKISRVHEKAFSPLHRLQKLYISKNQLAEIPPNLPPSLVELRIHDNKIRKVPKDVFKGLNNMNCIEMGGNPLENSGFEPGAFDGLKLNYLRISEAKLTGIPKDLPETLNELHLDHNKIQAIEQEDLIRYGKLARLGLGHNAMRMIENRSLTFVPALRELHLDHNRLSRVPPGLPGLRFLQVVYLHANDITQVGVNDFCPVGFGVKRAYYSGISLFGNPVPYWEVQPATFRCVTGRLALQFGNYKK is encoded by the exons Atgtggcccctctg GCTGCTGGCCGCCCTGCTGGGCCTGGTGCGGGCGCGGCCCTTCGAGCAGCCGGCCTTCTGGGACTTCGCCATGGACGAGGGGGCCGCGCAGCGGGACGAGGAGGAGGCCTCGGGCGTCTTCCCCACCTCGGGGGCCCCCGACTTCGAGGACGTCGTCCCTGCCTACGGGGGCCTGTGCCCCTTCGGCTGCCGCTGCCACCTGCGGGTGGTGCAGTGCTCCGACCTGG GCCTGAGCTCGGTGCCCAAGGACATCGCCCCCGACACGAGGCTGCTGGATCTGCAGAACAACCGGCTCACGGAGCTGCGACGCGACGACTTCGAGGGGTTGCAGGAACTCTAC GCCCTGGTGCTGGTGAACAACAAGATCTCGCGGGTGCACGAAAAGGCCTTCAGCCCCCTGCACCGGCTGCAGAAGCTCTACATCTCCAAGAACCAGCTGGCCGAGATCCCGCCCAACCTGCCGCCCTCCCTGGTCGAGCTGCGCATCCACGACAACAAGATCCGCAAGGTGCCCAAGGACGTCTTCAAGGGGCTCAACAACATGAACTGCATCG AGATGGGGGGCAACCCCTTGGAGAACAGCGGATTCGAACCCGGCGCCTTCGACGGCCTGAAGCTGAATTACCTGCGCATCTCAGAGGCCAAGCTGACGGGGATCCCCAAAG acctGCCCGAGACCCTGAACGAGCTGCATCTGGACCACAACAAAATCCAGGCCATTGAGCAGGAAGACCTGATCCGCTACGGGAAGCTGGCCAG GCTGGGCCTGGGGCACAATGCCATGCGGATGATCGAGAACAGGAGCCTGACCTTCGTCCCGGCGCTCCGGGAGCTGCACCTTGACCACAACCGGCTCTCCCGCGTGCCCCCCGGGCTGCCCGGCCTCCGCTTCCTGCAG gtggtATACCTGCACGCCAATGACATCACGCAGGTGGGGGTGAACGATTTCTGCCCCGTGGGGTTCGGGGTGAAGCGAGCCTATTACAGTGGAATCAGCCTCTTCGGGAACCCGGTCCCCTACTGGGAGGTGCAGCCGGCCACCTTCCGCTGCGTCACCGGCCGCCTGGCCCTCCAGTTCGGCAACTACAAGAAataa